CTGCCGCAGGCGTGGATTGCGGGACCGCATGCTGGCGGCGTCCTCAACCTGCCGGCGATCCTGATCATCGGGCTCGTCGCGGCGATGCTGATGGCCGGGACCCGCGAAAGCGCGACGCTCAACGCGATCCTGGTGCTGGTGAAGATGGCGGCGCTGGCGCTATTCATCCTGATCGCGCTGCCGCACTTCCAGGCAAGCAATTTCGAGCCATTCATGCCGTTCGGCTTCCCGCGCTCGGGCCCGAGCGGAAGCGAAGTCGGCGTGATGGCGGCTGCCGCGATCATCTTCTTTGCCTTTTACGGTTTCGACGCCATCGCAACCGCGGCGGAAGAGGCCAAGAACCCCGGACGCGATCTGTCGATCGGGATCGTCGGATCGATGGTGGTGTGCGTCGCGATCTATATGGCGGTGGCCGCCGCGGCGATCGGCGCGCTGGCCTACACCCGCTTCGCCGACAGCCCCGAGCCGCTGGCACTGATCCTGCGCGAGATCGGGTCGGGGTGGGGCGCGCAGCTGCTGGGCGCGAGCGCAGTGATCGCGCTCCCGACGGTGATCCTGGCGTTCTTCTACGGGCAGAGCCGAATCTTCTTCACCATGGCCCGCGACGGCCTTCTGCCGCAGGGGCTGGCTCGGGTTTCGCGCCGGGGCAGCCCGGTGCGGATTACCCTGTTCACCGCGGCGGTGGTGGCGGTGATCGCCGGGCTGTTCCCGCTCGACGAGATCGCCGCGCTGGCCAATGCCGGGACGCTGGCTGCGTTCGTCGCGGTGTGCGCGGCGATGCTGGTGCTGCGCCGCCGCAATCCGGGTGCCGAGCGCAAGTTCCGGGCACCCGCCGCCTTCGTCATCGGCCCACTGGGGATGCTCGGCTGCCTGTACCTGTTCTGGAGCCTGCCCGCGCAGACCCGCTGGTATTTCCTGCTGTGGAACCTGATCGGGTTGGTGGTCTACCTGCTGTGGGCGCAGCGGCAGGCGGCGCGGAGCCGGGCGACGGCTTGAGCCTGCTGCTCGCCCTTGCCGCCGCAGTGACGCTGCCGACCCTGCAATGGGAAGGGCGCGGTCGTCTAGAACGGCAGGCGCGACATCGCGATCGCGGTGAGGACGCGGATGGAAAGCGGAAAAATCGTCAGCGAGGGCTGGCCGGTCGCCGAGGGCGAAGCCAAGGGACTGAGGCGCCTGATCATAACGGATGTCGATAAGGCCACGCTCGAGCGTGGCGGCAAGGTGACGGCGATGCCCGCCGCCTTTGCGACCGAGGAGCGAGCGCAGTTCGCTTTCTACCGCCAGTTGCAGGAGGCGGCCCGCATCTGCGCGGCACGGCCTGCGGGGAAGGTGATGTCGGAGGCGTTCGTCGTCGATGGACGGACCTCGTTCCGCTGCCGGGGCAACGAGGTCCGCACCGCAGCCAACTGGGTTGCGGCCGAAGGAGCGCCGGTGCGGCAGGAATTCCGCATCGTCGGCCTGGGGCGCAGCAATGCGACGGTGTTCCCGCGCCGGCTGGAGATCAGGCCCGACGGTCAGCCGTTCTTCGATTTGGAGGTCACTAGCTTTTCGGCAGGAGCCGCCGACTAGCGCCGGCGAATGGCGCTGCGGGTGCTTTCCAGCTGGCGTTGGAGCCGGCCGAGATCGGTTTGCGTCCAATGCCCTTCCCAGGGACTGTTCGCATTCGCCTTGTCGCGCAGATAGTCGGGCGCTTCCCAGCCCGATGTCGCGACCTGCGGCCTAGCGTTGGCCAGCTCGGCGAGGTCGAAAGGCGAGTGGAACAGGAGCCCGGCCTGATCGCCGCGCGACCAGGTCACGGTCGCGAAGATCGTCCCGGCCTGACCGAGATCGAGCAGCACTTCGACGCCTACCGGATAGAGGGCGGCGCTCTCGATCAGGGCGCCGCTGGACGAGATGTTGCGCAGCCGCACGGGCGCGCTGTCGTGGTCGAAATGGACGATGCCCGACCAGATCAAGGGGTGGCGAAGTTCACGCTCGGCCTGGTCGCGGCCGTCGCTTCCCGGGGGTGTCTCGGCGGTATCGGACGGAGCGCTGCCCGTCTCCGGAAGGATCGAGGCCACGTCGGGAAAGGATTTGGCGATCACCGCGAGCAGGGTCGCGGCCAGCTCCTCGTTGCCGGTATCGATCCGCGTTTCCTGGGCGAATTCGAGGCCGAAGCGGGGGCCGCGAACCCAGCGCACGACCGCATGGAGATTGGCGGTGCCGCCGAGCCGAAGCTCGACCCTGTCCCACAGCTTCAATCCATCCACGCCCTCGATCATCGCGCCGCCGCCCGAGAGGTTGATCAGCGAGACCTGCTGCGTGCGGCCGTTCCGGCTGAGTTCGACGGTTTCAGAATCGAGCCGGTGACGATCCGCATCGCGATGATTGGCCTGGCGCCTGGCTTCGCGTCCGATCGCCAGTTCGGCCAAGGCCTTTTGCTCGGCAGTGGTGCTGACCTCGACACGCGGCAACTTGGCCTTGGCGCGAAGGAGAGGGTCGCGGAGGGGCTTGCCCGCCAGGATGCGGTCCCGGAATTCGTTCATGCCTGCCTACCGTCCTTGCGCTCAAGAAAGGCAAGACTAGGCGCCGAGCGGTTACCAACTGGTTGCCGGTGCCTTAACCGGCGGCGAAAAAAGGCGTCGTCCCCGCTCCGGCAGAGACGACGCCAGGTGGCTCAGCTCGAATAATACATGTCGAACTCGACCGGGCTGGGGGTGGTTTCCCAGCGCATGACCTCGTCCCACTTGAGTTCGATATAGGCGTCGATCTGGTCGGCCGAGAAGACGTCGCCCTTGAGCAGGAAGTCCTTGTCGGCGGACAGGCTGGTGAGCGCTTCGCGGAGCGAACCGCAGACGGTCGGAACGCTGACCAGCTCGGCCGGCGGCAGGTCGTAGAGGTTCTTGTCCATCGCCTCGCCCGGATGGATGCGGTTCTGGACGCCGTCGAGCCCGGCCATCAGGATCGCGGCATAAGCGAGATAGGGATTGGCCATCGCGTCGGGGAAGCGGAATTCGACGCGCTTCGATTTTTCGCCAGTGCCGTAGGGGATGCGGCAGGAGGCCGAGCGGTTGCGGCTGGAGTAAGCCAGCAGCACCGGGGCTTCGAAACCGGGGACCAGGCGCTTGTACGAATTGGTGGTCGGGTTGGTGAAGGCGTTCAGCGCGCGGGCGTGCTTGATGACGCCGCCGATGAAGTAGAGCGCAGTGTCGGACAGCCCGGCATAGCCGTTGCCCGCGAACAGCGGCTTGCCATCGCTCCACAGCGAGAAGTGGGTATGCATGCCCGAGCCATTATCCTGCGCGATCGGCTTGGGCATGAAGGTCGCGGTCTTGCCGTAGGCGTGGGCGACCTGATGCACGACGTACTTGTAGACCTGCATCCGGTCGGCGGTTTCGACCAGCGTGCCATAGGTCAGGCCGAGCTCATGCTGGGCGGCCGCAACCTCGTGGTGGTGCTTGTCGCAAGGCAGGCCCATTTCGAGCATGGTCGAGACCATCTCACCGCGGATGTCGACGGCGCTGTCGACCGGCGCGACCGGGAAGTAGCCGCCCTTGGCGCGTGGACGGTGGCCCATATTGCCGCCCTCGTAGCTGCGGCCGGTGTTGGTCGGCAGTTCGATATCGTCGAGGTGGAAGTAGCTGCCGTTATAGTCGTCGCCGAAACGGACGTCGTCGAACATGAAGAATTCGGCTTCCGGCCCGACATAGACGGTGTCGGCGAGGTTGGTTTCCTTGAGGTAGGCCTCGGCGCGGGTCGCGGTGGAGCGGGGATCGCGGGCGTAAAGTTCGCCGGTCGCCGGCTCGACCACGTTGCAGCAAAGGATTAGCATCGGAGTGGCGCTGAACGGGTCGATGTAGGTCGCGCCCAGATCCGGCATCAGGATCATGTCGCTCTCGTTGATCGCCTTCCAGCCGCCGATCGACGAGCCGTCGAACATGAAGCCGTCTTCCAGCATGTCCTCGTCGATGGCGCCGGCGGCCATGGTCAGATGCTGCCACTTGCCCTTGGGATCGGTGAAGCGAAGATCGACCCACTCGATCTCCTCCTCTTCCAGGCGTTTCATGATGTCGGAAGCGGTCACCTTGT
Above is a window of Sphingomonas glaciei DNA encoding:
- a CDS encoding amino acid permease; this translates as MNNWTYRKSVTAHDELAEHHRLARTLSWPHLVALGVGAIVGTGILTLIGVGAGKAGPAVILSFAIAGLICACAALAYAEVATMIPASGSAYTYSYVVFGELIAWIIGWSLILEYSLVVSAVAVGWSGYVSGFMASLGWALPQAWIAGPHAGGVLNLPAILIIGLVAAMLMAGTRESATLNAILVLVKMAALALFILIALPHFQASNFEPFMPFGFPRSGPSGSEVGVMAAAAIIFFAFYGFDAIATAAEEAKNPGRDLSIGIVGSMVVCVAIYMAVAAAAIGALAYTRFADSPEPLALILREIGSGWGAQLLGASAVIALPTVILAFFYGQSRIFFTMARDGLLPQGLARVSRRGSPVRITLFTAAVVAVIAGLFPLDEIAALANAGTLAAFVAVCAAMLVLRRRNPGAERKFRAPAAFVIGPLGMLGCLYLFWSLPAQTRWYFLLWNLIGLVVYLLWAQRQAARSRATA
- a CDS encoding PilZ domain-containing protein, which produces MNEFRDRILAGKPLRDPLLRAKAKLPRVEVSTTAEQKALAELAIGREARRQANHRDADRHRLDSETVELSRNGRTQQVSLINLSGGGAMIEGVDGLKLWDRVELRLGGTANLHAVVRWVRGPRFGLEFAQETRIDTGNEELAATLLAVIAKSFPDVASILPETGSAPSDTAETPPGSDGRDQAERELRHPLIWSGIVHFDHDSAPVRLRNISSSGALIESAALYPVGVEVLLDLGQAGTIFATVTWSRGDQAGLLFHSPFDLAELANARPQVATSGWEAPDYLRDKANANSPWEGHWTQTDLGRLQRQLESTRSAIRRR
- the glnA gene encoding type I glutamate--ammonia ligase encodes the protein MADKVTASDIMKRLEEEEIEWVDLRFTDPKGKWQHLTMAAGAIDEDMLEDGFMFDGSSIGGWKAINESDMILMPDLGATYIDPFSATPMLILCCNVVEPATGELYARDPRSTATRAEAYLKETNLADTVYVGPEAEFFMFDDVRFGDDYNGSYFHLDDIELPTNTGRSYEGGNMGHRPRAKGGYFPVAPVDSAVDIRGEMVSTMLEMGLPCDKHHHEVAAAQHELGLTYGTLVETADRMQVYKYVVHQVAHAYGKTATFMPKPIAQDNGSGMHTHFSLWSDGKPLFAGNGYAGLSDTALYFIGGVIKHARALNAFTNPTTNSYKRLVPGFEAPVLLAYSSRNRSASCRIPYGTGEKSKRVEFRFPDAMANPYLAYAAILMAGLDGVQNRIHPGEAMDKNLYDLPPAELVSVPTVCGSLREALTSLSADKDFLLKGDVFSADQIDAYIELKWDEVMRWETTPSPVEFDMYYSS